From the genome of Pseudomonas sp. WJP1:
AGCGGCGGTGCGACGATTCGACTTGCTCGCGAATGCGGTGGATCAGCCACTATCAATGTCGACTGACCTGACGCTTTCGCGAGCAAGCCCGCTCCCACAGGGTTATGCATCGTCTGAACTGAAAGGAAACGACTCATGGGCTCAGGCTTCTTTTCTTCCTGGACATTCTGGGCCCTTCTATCCGCAGTCTTCGCGGCAATGACCGCCATTTTCGCGAAGATCGGCATCGAAAACGTCAATCCAGACTTCGCCACCCTGTTACGCACCGTGGTGGTACTGGTCAGCCTGGCCTTGATTTTGTACGCCACGGGCCAATATCAGTCTTTAGGATCGATCTCTTCCAAGAGCTACCTGTTCCTGCTGTTGTCGGGACTTGCCACCGGTGCGTCGTGGATTTGCTACTTCCGCGCACTCAAGGTCGGCCCGGCCTCACTGGTCGCTCCCGTGGACAAACTCAGCGTGGTGCTGGTGGCCGTGCTCGGTGTGGTCCTGCTGGGCGAAAAGCTCGATCTGCGCCAATGGAGTGGGATTGGCCTGATCACGGCGGGCGTCATCATGCTCGCGCTGCGACGCTAGATATCCTTTCCTACAGAACTTATCCACTTTTCCTACAGACCAAAGTTAACAAGCCCTATTGCGCTGACTGAAGCTGAATGCAACCTGTCAGGCAAAAGCTCGAAACACTCTGCCGCTAGCCAGTAACACTTCAGCTGTGCAACATGGCGCGCGTGCCTTCCACAAATGGGAATTCCCTTTATGAAACGTTTTCTTAGCATCGCCATGGCGT
Proteins encoded in this window:
- a CDS encoding EamA family transporter translates to MGSGFFSSWTFWALLSAVFAAMTAIFAKIGIENVNPDFATLLRTVVVLVSLALILYATGQYQSLGSISSKSYLFLLLSGLATGASWICYFRALKVGPASLVAPVDKLSVVLVAVLGVVLLGEKLDLRQWSGIGLITAGVIMLALRR